From the Drosophila sechellia strain sech25 chromosome X, ASM438219v1, whole genome shotgun sequence genome, the window ATCAGATATTTAGCTGAAAGCCAATTGCCAAATGACTTAATTTAATTGACATTGAGGTGGCTCCTCAGTAGATGACGCACTTGCTCAGCTATTTTAAGGTCACATGCGCCGATGCGTGATTTTAGTGCTCGCCGGTTTTCCCccccaaccaaccaaccgTCCCTCTCCTAATCGCGATATAAAACACACTGCACATCAACCACTGCACATATAGATAcacataatataatatatagaaaatgcCTAATTCGATTTGTGTTGCCTGCTCTGCTCATTTACAGATCGGAGCGTTCGATAGTGCGCGTTTCAATCTACAACAGCAGCCAGCCGCAAGTAATCTGTCCACCGGCGGAGTATCTGGACTTTCCGGAGTTCAACTACAGCAGCAACCTCCTAGACTATAATACGATGGCCACGACGGCGGCGGGGatccaacagcagcaggtgATCGGCCTGGGAGCGGCCTACGATCGACAGCAAAGGTGGGTGGCCATCATCATGAACCATATAACGTAAATATATTATCGTCTCTTGGGTAATCCTCCATTGCAGCACCGATTCCGGCTGGGACAATCCCTTTCGACCAGGCGGCGATCTGTCTAGAGAGGCTGATGAAATTGTCAACATGATCAGAGGTATGTACTACTTGATCAAATCGATTAAGATCTGTGCATTCGGATAAGGTTTTTCACGATGTTAGGCCGAAAGCGTGAACTTCCACAAGGTTATAATAACTTGGTAATTCACTTTAgttcattattattttccatcTACACTTGAATTCCAAGTATTTCAGATTATAGCTTAGCATTATAATTGGGTATCATTTtatgaaaaattatatgaacATCAAAAAATTGTAGTGATGGGCGGAGAACATATATTTTAGACCCCAGTTATTTGATCTGTGTGTAATGAAATACCCTTACTTTCAGGTGGCAAGCCCATCACACCCACAGAGGAGCGTACAATTGGCAACGGGAGTGCCCAGCATGCGGACGACAATTGCAACGGCGGTACGGCGATCGGCGAGAGtgtaatcaaatcaaatgtgAGTTGGGATATTGGTTACCTATCCCTATGTGCACACCTGACTAAAGCCCTATGTGATTATTTGCAGCTCTCGCAGAATCTAGCAACAGCACAAAATGGTACAAATTCCCATGCCTCTGCAACTGCCGACGCTGGCGCCGGAAAAGCAGCGACGGCGACCGAGGTGAGCGGCGGAACCGGAAACAATGGGGTCACTTCGCTGGGACAGGTGTCCAAACAGGTGGTTCCCGGACCGACGTCCGCTAGTCATGTGGTCATCGACGAGAAGAAGAACAAGAAGAAGGGCTGCTGCGTCCTCCAATAATTGGGGCAAATGGCGGGGGACGCAAAGAGCAGTTTGGGATGGGGGGGTAGGGCGGTCATTTGCCTGCTAGCCCTGTTTTTTGATGTTAATGTTTTTTGGACGAAATGGAGCCAAGCTGTTAATATATTTCATGCCGCATAAATCGCTTTGCTTCGCTTTGCAAGAGGAGACCAAAACCAATACAGAGATTGAGATTCAGACCACACAAGAATGAACTAGAAGAACATTAGGAAAACCAAGCTCTCTGACCAACAAACAGCAGCTGATTGTCAAGAACGTTGTAGCGGTACCAGCAGCCACAGTGAGAACCAACATTAATGCAACACCCTGCAGCGGTTGCTCCAGCTTCGAAACATAAGTCGATGGACACTTCAACAGTTGAATTGTAAACCTGAAGACCGCActtatatatgtttatatatatatatatctgtgtGTCTTCAGGCGATGTTAAACTGCAATTCACcattattatatatacatattattttttccccctttttctGTAATGTGACTCGACCTGCATATGtgtattataaaaattattgtatgcatatatgtgaatttatttttttttttgtaattgtaaaatttaGTGCGgcttttttaaataatgaaaaggaTGTAGGGACGTTTAACaagtaaaaactaaaagaacaaaaaaataacgaaaaacgTTTTGCTTGCATGCATAATGGATACAAAATCGAAAAAagaatgcaaaaaaaaaattaacataaagaataatgtatttatttttatttatatgatgaCGAAGAAGCAGATGaaagtaaattaaatgttaaaccttaaaacaaatatacacacacacacgtacatatacaaaatacacacacacatacgcataTATACTATACGATATATGAGATGAAATGAATGACGCAATAAAGCAAAACGAGATGAACCGGAAATAGtagaaaaaaaactaattaaaaaaatcCCCATTTTCTAAGGCTAAATAATGAGTAATTATTTTGTATCATTATTTACATGAGGCAGACAATTGAAACCGGGTGCGCTGACTTTTGGGCCCACTGTAGCGGCTGATCAAAGGAAAGCGGTGCTGAAGaaagagggcgaaaatggtAGAAAATGTCTTAGTTCTTTGAgcagaatatatatatatatatatatatatatatatatatacagaaaGAAAGGCTTTGAAGAAACCGAAATCCCAAGACAAAAGCTTAGAAATGAGGCCAGAGAAAGTATATTAAAAGGAAGAACCACCGTTTTTCAGCTTAGTTAAGCACAATACAACCCCCCACAAAACAACCAACCAACCCCCCATTTCTCCAACCCCTTTCACTCAGTATTTTTCTCAGTTTGAACGCAAATCAAAAGCAGAAAAATGAAGGCAAACAAATACGCAAAAGTAATATGCAGGTAAATCGAGCAAAGCGAGGTACAAGAATGtttacacagagagaaaagcAGCAACCAAATAGCTAAAGAAAGTAATGAGAACACCGAAATGGACAGCCACACCCACAAATATgtaacactcacacactctcaaacacacagacacacccacacacctaCAGCCTAAGCATCAATGTGCTGCATTTGATTAACgtaatgaaaaacaaaaaataaattaaatatatatatatatatatatatacacacacagatatATGAAATAGCAATATTGTTTCAACTGAATATAAGCAAACAGCAAAAGGGAAATTCCAAAGTCCGCAAATGAAGATAAACAAATCCGTAAACTAAATCCATCAGAGGGTTAAAACAGCAGCCAGTACAGCAATAAAAtcaatatttaatattgtaaaTTTCCGATTccaaaaagaaagcaaaaacctattaaaaaaaaaaaccaacaaaatgttaagttattgtataaaaaatcctaaataaaaaacgaaagcaaaaatgaatgaatgtgCGTATTTTTCGAAGTATAGCATAACTTTTGGGGCTGCCAAAGTGAAGCCCATTTCTAGGCTTttagaaataaatacatatgtacatatgtatatgccaCGCGTGGGATACAGAGAGCGAAAGAGATAGAAGTGCTTATTGATTGATGAATGCTTTTAGTTCATTCGATCGAGGGATAATTGATTGCAATTGTTAAAGGCAAACAAATCGATTAATGCTTCCGCATCGACCAAATTTAGTATTCCAATCGATGAACAACAAAACGAGGAACTGCCAAAGAACCTTTTACCCCATCGACGAAATTAGGCAAAACCAATACGTAGAATTCGAATTTGTTAATGGCTAATTAATCGCATGGCGCAACTGCATAATTATATTTGCCAAATGTGCGGCTCAAgcttattaaaatgttaatacTCTAAAGCCCAGGatttttttattaactttAGGTATTCCGTTGAATAAGTTTACTTCATATCTatacatttttccattttaaattaaatatttaaggaaaAATTACTACTTTAAAAAAATTCCTTTAAATTATGAACAACTGCAGAGTAAGTAGGAAATATCACTggtttttttaaatatcactggattttaaaatatatttcgaaTATTCCGGATAGGGTCAACGGTTTCCCAAGCGAACTATCAAGTTCTGAATTCACCCACGTCACGCCGCTTTTAAAGACGAAAAACCAGAATGCGAATTTggttatttttctttttttattgtgttattaatttggagttgatttaatttatgaaCTCTACTCGGAAAGACATTTATAGCAATTTATCTGGATTTGGTTTATGGCTTTGGGCCATTCCGATTCACACTCGCATACGGATGCCAATCAAAGATTAATTGGCAACCGGGGAGCTGTCAATTTTGAAATTGTTGCGCCTAAGTAAGCGGAAATGTCTTTGCCTCTTGATCACGATCACGATCGCATCGTATTGGATCTGAGTCCGCGTTTCGATTTGAATGGAATTGAACTGTATTTGATTTGGGTATCGATGATGATGCGACTTAGTTAGTTGTTGGCGATCGGTGATGTTGCCCAAGGCACCCACTCAGAAATGGAGAAGGGAAACTGGATTTTGGCCATCTATCTAATGAAAGTCAGTCATCGTTAATGGTCAAACGTGTTTTCTTTTCTATGGGCGTATGGCCTGACACCCACAGTGCCACTGAAAAGTCTGTTTACCAACTTATACTACTACATATATGTACCTTTTTTAGCCAGTTTTACTAGCAACGATTCCATGAAGCCTGGTATAAACTTTCTTTTCGTTTTAATAGGCATTAACTAGTAAAATATTCAGTAATTTCGATATAAAACAAACATAGGCAGAGAACACATACAGTTTGTGGATACTGTGGTTCTAAATCTTGTTACCAAAAACCCCCTTCATATCTCTCTTTTTGCCAACCAATAAAGCGCACCTAATTTGCGAGTGCGATTCTCGTGCAGGTGCAAATTATGATGCGAGCCAAAACAACGaataaaagcaacaaaagccgcaataatttatggcaaaaaatCTCAGGAAGAATAACGAAGAAGCTCTGTTAAACGGCGGAGGGGCAAAAGGTTGCCACGCTTGGAGATAAAGATAAAGATCGGTTAGTTAGGCAACGGACGCATCGgtcaacaaaaattaaaaaaattccaaaaaaaaaaaaacaacaatcaaataaaagctGCGCATGCGCCGCACGCGTCGccacacaaatacaaatacagtTGCCCCtgtacgtatacgtaatattagCTGATgtatacgtatacgtaatattggCGCATGTGTGCCTAACTGTAAAAACGCGCACGCGCTGCCGTGTTCGCGCTATCTCGCTTGCTCCCactgcgcagagctgcgcatATCTAGCTAGTTCTTAGCCAGATTAAGTAGCTTATAGCTAGTTCCTAGCGTCGTTCCTTAGAAAGTTTTTAGTTTCAGGTTAGGAATATTTAGttatttagttatttaaaagtttacaAAGATGGCTTAattatacttttattttttaaaagtttatatttattatcgGATTctcatttatttgtttgtgcCATCACTGTGATCGTGATTGTTTGTTTATGCGGTGGAGTCGCGCTGTCTGCGCTGTAAGCTTTTGGAAGTGGAGCAAGTGTCTTCGCCGCCGCGTCTCGATTTTCCGTCGAGTTTTAATAGATCGTCTGAGTAACTCCATGTGCGGCATTATACAGACCTATAGATTAAAATCTAACAGAGCCATATAAACTTATTTACCCCCCTCTTTGTTGGCCGGGATTTCTTGATTTATGCGCGACCGGTGCTGAATGATTGATTCGTCTTTCAACTTAATTGAAAGCTTGAGCAAGTTGGCTGATCATTAAGAAATTTAAGAACTTGTTGATGTAGAGATTGAGGCAATAAATGATTGattggaaaaataaataaaatgggaaCCAGGATGAAGAAAAATTGAACTATAATAACCGGATGGAAGGCTTTTGTTAAATTACTTAACTATTATAAGCTGATGTTAATCAGCTAAATACTAGAAATAtactaataaaatatattccgAAGGATTCTTTTGAggaaattttatattaataataaagttTATTTTGGAACTTTAATggacatttaaatatttaacttaaaGAATCATGCAAGCAATGAAAAACTATAAAACGTGAGTCCCCAACTAAATTTAGAATATATTAAGCATAAATTCAATCAAATTATTCCTTAATAACCGTCCAACAATCATGATTGACACAGTTCCCAATCAATTGTTGCCCATGGCGCCGCATTAGCGTGGACAAAGGCACCCAAAAGTGTTttccaaaaaaatatttttgttattttctgtgctatttttagactttGTGCGCACAAAACGCTAACAAGCCAAAAGCTAAAAAATTATCTTGAAAACCAGAATTTTATGTGGTGGGGGTTGACCGGATCTCAGTTTTTGCGGAAAACTctgataaattattaaataaacaagTCGTAAACTCGAACTTCTCCTACCAACTATTAAATAGATGGATCATCAATGCTCCTCTTGGCTTCGCCCGTTTCCAATACGAGTTTGATATATCTGTCAGAAGATTTATAATCCCTATAAAACTTTAATGGAATTAGTGAGGCAGAGTTAATTGAATGGCGGTCTTAAATGGCGACAGCTTTACTTTAATGTGTTTTCTCTTAGACTCGCTGgcgatttatattttatatatattttgggaTTGGTTCTGGAGCTAAGCTGTGGGTCTTGATTTCTGAACCTGTGGCTCTGCACTTGTTGTCACGCTCGAGGAGCTCCATCTAGATTTAATCTGGAATAATTTAGTGACGAACAGTGGGTTTCGTGATTGCAATAATGTCGATTAAGgcatttttaaacaaaattcttttatggctagttgaaaaatatttgtattatcaAATGGATTACCTCATGCAGAGCCTAAAAAGCTTTCGAATTAAATATcccattaaattaaattcgaacAAATGGCCTACTTAATAGCATTGTTAAACTTGTTTAAAAACTGGTATTAGTAAAAATGAAGATTTAAATatcttattaaatttaattctatATTTAGcacattatttaattttattaagaaCTGGTATTCAGCAATCAAAGCCTAATGAATAAAATGAGTAAAATATGGTACTGCGGCTTCTACTTTCATCCCATAATTTCGTTGACACTTTTAACACCGAAACGCACTGTATGTctgcatatatatttaaaggaACTTAATACTCCCCTAAAAccaaatacaacaaataaaatactgGTCTTAATTATACGAATTCAgcaaaaaactacaaaaagCCGAGCGCAGAGACAGATAACTTTACGTTTTGGGGTAAAAGCAAAACGTGTTAAGCTTTCTATTTAAACTATGCAAATTCGCattgattatttattttttggccctcgcagaaataacaaaaataaaatcccCCCCTCAaaaccaaagaaaaacaaaaaaaaaacttggaaaaaatggaaaaaaggtgaaaaaaaccGTAGAAAACAGCCATAAAAAGGAGCGTTGGTTGaatcgatcgatcgatggATCGGCTCAGGTGGCATATGCATAACCGGTCAAAGACCACAGAGAACCTGATCTTAACTCGATTTAGTTGGTTTGCTCGGCTACACGGTTGGGTTCTAGACCCGTAGAACCAACCACCACTGGGCTCCCAGTCGAGTTGAGTTTAGTATGGCGTATTTCCTTAAGTTGCCCATAAAATATGATTTAGCCACATATTATTTATGGCCGCAACCAGATCTCTCTCGCTCACTATCTCTGATTCAGAACGTGCTGCTTCACTAACTGATTCTTAATATTCCATTCAGATTCAATCACGCCCTGGACATGCTCCACTAATGACAACCAGctattgccaaaaaaaaaaaaaaaaaaaaattagggGCGTTGTTCGGCCACCTACAagaataattataatattattccaggagggggggggggggggggtttTATTGATTCGATAATGTGTGTGGAGTAGAAAGGGGGTTCCTCTGCATGTGCCCCAATGCAAATCAGTTGGATTAACGGACGGCATCGAACGAACCAGTTCGTTGGAGAGAGATGTAGGCAGATCCGATCAGATTGGTCGGGTGATGGGTTGCTCCGAAATGGAGCTGCCCAGATTTATGGAACTGTCTATAAGGAGAGGTTCACAATGCGATCTGCATATCAATAAAATATTAGATGCACTGATAGATACTGCTTAATTTGGTCAATAAATTGTGCGAATTATACATTGACAGATTGGAACAGAAACATGAATTGGAAACGGTAACAGAGCCTTATATGCATGCTTCTATTCATTAATAAATCCAAGTTAATTCTAAAATACAAGTGCCTATGAAATCAAGTACAAGTTTTTTATCAATGGAACATTTATACAGAAGTATCTAATGGAATCAacctttgtttaatttacTTAGCAAATTGTCAAAGTAATTGAAAAAATGGCAAGTTTCCGTGAATGTTGGTAGCACGTAAACATCCCACAGTTTTTAAGAATTAGTGAAGCCAATTTGTCTCGTAAACATATTTACTCGTTGTCTTACTTAATGACTCTTCGTCATGCTGGTCAATTTTAGGCACTGATTTCAGTGCGTGTTTTCCTAATCGAATCTTGGTTTTACATAACTTTTACATCATCCATGCCACAAATTGCTCAAGGGCAAAAAAAAGTAGGAGGGAATAGAATCGTTTCGAATCGAAACGAATCGAATGGATTGGAATCGAATGGGTACAGAACTAAATGTTTTGGTTTCTAAGAAATCTCGTTTCTGTCTCCTTATAAttgctaatttatttatttattttatattcgTTTTTTTTCAGCTCTTTCTTTATTGTTTTGGCTAAGCGTTGAcgggaaaaaaataaacagagaGATGGGTGTTTTACGACCCAACGAAGATTTGAATGCTCTACGAAtgatcatatatatatttgttaattttattaatttactaGTTTCGTAAACAATACGTTAAATAacacaaaataataatgttaaaatatattcaaacaaTAAATTCAACATATTTACGAACACTTTAAAAGTTCTGACTTGCTAAAGCTATAATAATCCAATGCAAATGACATAATTTGTCTTGTTTTTGAATTGAAATCGCATGGTAAATACTTCTGTGATCCTCGAAATCCGTGCCAAATTCAAAATACCCCCAGATAATGGGGCACAATTCCGAAAATCGGCAAAATTCAAAGCGTTCGGCGAAACGAGGGAACTGGGGGCTGCGTAACAAGTTGTTCGATCTGTTAATTTGCCAAAGAAATCACAGGCGACGACACGGGCGaaaaattgcaataaaaattaGAGACGAAAAATGAAACACTTTCTTTTCTTTGCTGTATATGCAAATGTAAAGCCGAATCTAAAGTTCAAAAATTCACGTTAATCGCATGGTAATTAATACGGCAGCTGCAGCCTTTTACTTGGAATTAAGGCGATGACAATTAATGGGGTGATAGATCGAGATGATGAGTCAGATCGATTGGACGGACACAGACGGCCACTCCCTTTTGGGCGGACTTTTTGTTAACTCGTTTGCTTGGACATGGTCTATAAGTGAGCCATCAAGATCGGCTCACAGACCACAGATCGAAGACAAAACTCTGGGGCGTGTGCAAGTATGCATAACAAATGCGATTTGATATCAAAGACACGGACGAAACAGCAGACATCAAACATCAGAAATCAGAAACACCAGGCTAAAATCCAAGGCGAACTAACTAAGTGAGCCAGCCGACTGACTAACTAACAGCCATCACACATTTGACAAGTCGCTGAAATGGCCAAAAACGTTTTCATTAGGCCAAGAAGATCACACAGCCAACCCCAGAGGAAGAATCAACTGGCCAAAAATAAGAGATACTTCTTTTCGGATGAAAAATGAATGCCGTGCGGCATTCGTTTAAGTTATTAAGCATAAAACTTAAATTAGAGGCACCATTAGCGATTATCATTAGAGCTGCGTGTCCGGTCCGGTTTGATTTCAATCTCATCCCCTCGATGGGAAGCCAAAATGTGATTGACTTGATTGCTGACAGCCATAAATCCAGTGTCCAATCAAAATATCTGCAATTCAGgaataaatgtataatatcTATAAGCTGACcaaaaaatagttaaaaatTAATGGGTATATATGTTCAAATGCAAGCCAGGTttaacaaaaacagaaaatcgAAAGAATATGtctataatattaaaattttaaaatatacaatattatatatacaatacaatatatacaatatacaatatatacaatacaatatatatacaatattatATACGTTATACCTTGAATTTTGGGTGTATATGTGTGTCattgtatttttaaaacagTTTGATAAGCCATTTTGCCATATATCAGGATTTGTATAAACTGTTTACTTTTAGAGGTTCAAAATTGGcaaaaaggaaataaatattaattaatcgAGAACTAGTTTATGAAAACGTTAAGTTTGaacattacatttttattgggCTTTTAAAATGGAATATGAATAATTATCTTAAGATGACTAGATTTCAAGGCAAGCTCGCTGAGAACCAAACAGAAACATGAACCATCAATCAAATAACAATAATGCAATTTACAAGTAAATGGGAAGATTCAGAAGACCAAACAAACAGTTTCATAAATAGAGCCATTAGTGTAACCAATAACTATGCAAATGATGGAAATACAAAACGCTGAAAAGCTACCGAAAGAGAAAATCCGATGACCCTGTGCGGTCCGAAATGGTCAAATGGCATTTCTGAGCCCAAGATCTCACGATCTTAAGAAGAACGCAAGACACCAAGCCCCGAAGACACCAAGACAGACACTGATCCGCCAGCAGAATCGCATTTGATAAATTTTGATAAGACCGAAAACGAAACGGCTAATTAAGCGAAGGCTGACCGATGCATTAGCATATGAAACCGAAGAATGAGAATGGGGCATCTTATCAGTGGTGAAGAATCACCAGCGCCTCTTTCCGCTGAAGAAACGGATGAGAGATTTGCGGGTTCCATTCAGCGGCACTTTCGGAACTTGGAACTTGGGTGTCCGCTAAAAACAAACTGGTCGCCCAAAATCGTTAATCGTGAATCGACGAATATTTTATCgttagtatatatatatatatatttttaaatatattccatgctttataaaaaattaacgCAGATTTAAATTTACGCACatgcacacactcacacacacacacacactcagggCGAGAATCATCATTAAGCGTGTATGCTAATTTGATGATGGCGGTTTTCTAATTTTGTTGCCCCGAAAACCAGATTTCTATGCTTTTCGATCTGCGATCAGTCTCCGTCAGCAACCGAGAAACCAAGGGAGAATTGTCCAGAAGACCCTAAAATGTTACATCTTCTGGAAGCTGAAGATTCGCAGATGGATGATGCCCCTCTTCTGGGCTAATCCCCTccctcacacacatgcatatatatatatatataatatatatgcatatataccGATTTCAGCGTTGACAAACTTTGGCTTTTATCGATTCTAAGCGGCTGCGACGCCGGCAGAGGCTCAGTTCGTTGTCCGGTTCCTATTTCTGCCGACttcgctgccggcgtcgcagATAATACCATATATAAGGAAACAAGAAGTCGCATcgtttgtatttatttgctagAATCTGTGAGCATCGGAACTAACCGAGCCGctacaataaaaaaaacataaattagTCCTCGTTACGAATTTTGTTCGTCAAAACACACATAAAAATGAAGAGTTTTGTAAGTGCCCGAAAGTActgaaaagtatatatatttaatacgttatttttttttggtggtgtCCCAAtgcataaaaaaaagaaagggtCAAGTGAAAGTGCGCGCAAAAAATGTCCTTAAAAAGTGTGAATACTTTTAAGCCACAGAAATGACTTTAAAGCTTATTTTGAATCTTAAAAAACAAGATACGCAttaaaatcgatttaaacAAAGTTCCTGTAAGGCTGccttatagtttttttttcgcttctGGGATCACCTAAGAATTAGTATGCCAAATTAAAGAACTAATGACCCACACTTTAAGGAAAGTCCGATACCTAAAGTGTTTGAATCACCTTGAGCAGCCGCACAGCTCATCAACATCAAAACAGACGAATGACAAATATCGAAACGGTTGGAACCCATTATGATTAGTGCCTCGGCCCGaaaccaaatcaaataaatcacGGCAAATATagataaaaaattaaaaagactaaaaaaaacaaaaaaaaaaaaaaaaaaccgagaGACTTGCGAGACAAAGCGACGCTGTGCGGTCAGAAACGCCAGCGATTCGCGCGCGACTTTGATTAATTGCCCGCTaatgcgaaatgcaaaatacGAATCCGAATCGAAATCCAAATCCGTATccaaatgcgaatgcgaaaagAATAAATCGTAACGTCTGTGATCCACAGATACGGAACGATGCATTGTGTGACGAGTGGCACTAACCAGGCATTCTATCTTTCAGCTGATCCTTCTGGGTTTCGCTGCCCTGGCCGCTGCCGATGTCAAGCATCTGACAGATCGCAATCTGGACCTCTTCAAGTACAATCCCAGCGATATCTACACCCTGCCCGAGGACATCGATGACGACAAGCCGGCGGTGCACTTCAGCGGCGATATCATGAAGGCCAAGACCGAGACCCTGCAGAACTACAACTCGGGCAAGAAATTCAAGCTGGAGTGAGTATCTATAGTACCTATATAGTTAATAGATAGAGATAGTGTTTGGGttaattgaaactgatttaTGGGGTTAATATGAAGTTGGGTCGCTGTGTAAAAGTTTTAGAGAACTACTTTAACTTAGCTTTATAGATCTGTAATAACTTTTGAGGCATAGCAAATAAATTTAcctaattttatatattttttaaataatttacgaAGCATTACTAAACTTAAAACTACCTTTTTTCAGACTGAAGACCCAGAACGGCATCGAAGTGAGCAGCGTGGGCAAACTGAAGGACGACAAGACCTTCGTGGTCAGTGGCTCCTACTCCTTCACCGGCGCCGATGGCAAGCGGTACAAGACCCGTTACACCGCCGATGAGTTCGGCTACCATCCCATCACCGAGCTGGATCTGGACATCCCCGAGTGAGTAACCAATACAGTTtgcaaaaaaccaaaaaactaACACATTGGCTTAAAAATCAGAAGTTTCATTCACTATTATGGCAActatatattaaatatcacaaacttattatatatatattcgtttTTGTGTTTTAGACCCCAGCCTTTGGCTTCCGCCGGACAGCGCCAGACCGTGGATCCCAGCAGCCTGTTGGG encodes:
- the LOC6618562 gene encoding uncharacterized protein LOC6618562, which produces MKSFLILLGFAALAAADVKHLTDRNLDLFKYNPSDIYTLPEDIDDDKPAVHFSGDIMKAKTETLQNYNSGKKFKLELKTQNGIEVSSVGKLKDDKTFVVSGSYSFTGADGKRYKTRYTADEFGYHPITELDLDIPEPQPLASAGQRQTVDPSSLLGNKNRFQFLQQTLDSDQGSQGPLRGSGQSGDDYSYTSRYGNGNAYGNEVGNGYGNGNGNGYDYQPPQVPLATPSRLYLPTA
- the LOC6618561 gene encoding uncharacterized protein LOC6618561 isoform X2 → MATTAAGIQQQQVIGLGAAYDRQQSTDSGWDNPFRPGGDLSREADEIVNMIRGGKPITPTEERTIGNGSAQHADDNCNGGTAIGESVIKSNVSWDIGYLSLCAHLTKALCDYLQLSQNLATAQNGTNSHASATADAGAGKAATATEVSGGTGNNGVTSLGQVSKQVVPGPTSASHVVIDEKKNKKKGCCVLQ